One window of the Salvia splendens isolate huo1 chromosome 1, SspV2, whole genome shotgun sequence genome contains the following:
- the LOC121744631 gene encoding major allergen Pru ar 1-like encodes MVAITYDMEVTSSLPAAKMFKAMVLDADTLIPKIMPQAIKNVEIVEGDGGVGTVKIIHFGEGSQYKSAKHRVEAIDKENLTHTYSIIEGDALAGVLESITYHIKIIPTEDRGCICKNRSIYNTKGEVEINEEKIKEGKEKAMAMFKAIEAYVQANPDY; translated from the coding sequence ATGGTTGCCATCACTTATGATATGGAGGTTACTTCCTCACTCCCAGCTGCAAAGATGTTCAAAGCCATGGTTCTCGACGCCGACACTCTCATTCCCAAGATCATGCCTCAGGCCATCAAGAACGTGGAGATCGTGGAAGGAGATGGTGGCGTTGGCACCGTGAAGATCATTCATTTTGGTGAAGGGAGTCAGTATAAGAGCGCTAAGCACCGCGTGGAGGCCATTGACAAGGAGAACTTGACACACACCTACAGCATCATTGAGGGCGACGCTCTTGCAGGTGTCCTCGAATCCATTACTTATCATATCAAGATCATCCCAACGGAAGATAGAGGATGCATCTGCAAGAACAGAAGCATTTACAACACCAAAGGCGAGGTCGAGATTAATGAGGAGAAGATAAAGGAAGGGAAAGAGAAGGCAATGGCTATGTTCAAGGCCATTGAGGCATATGTTCAAGCCAATCCTGACTACTAG